The following are encoded together in the Scomber japonicus isolate fScoJap1 chromosome 20, fScoJap1.pri, whole genome shotgun sequence genome:
- the LOC128381082 gene encoding microfibril-associated glycoprotein 4-like — protein sequence MMKLVSVFLLLLAPVLTCCLPLVLPLDCSDIHNNDNSQLSGVYTIYPIGATSAVQVYCDMDSAGGGWTVFQRRMDGSVNFYRPWDHYKKGFGSAAGEYWLGLERLFHLTLRKKFELLVDMEDFSGNKAFARYSSFSIDPESHGYRLHVSGFTDGGAGDSLSYHNGQKFSTFDKDQDSSSGNCARRHLGAFWYGNCFDSNPNAVYRWGADATITYVGVEWRHWKGHNYSLKTISMKIRPVQ from the exons ATGATGAAG ctggtttcagtcttcctcctcctcctggctccAGTGTTGACCTGCTGCTTACCTCTCGTCCTCCCGCTGGACTGCAGTGACATCCATAACAATGACAACAGCCAACTCAGTGGAGTGTACACCATCTATCCCATCGGAGCCACGTCTGCTGTCCAG gtgtactgTGACATGGACTCAGCAGGAGGAGGCTGGACG gtgttccagaggaggatGGACGGCTCGGTGAACTTCTACAGGCCCTGGGATCACTACAAGAAGGGCTTTGGTAGCGCTGCTGGAGAGTACTGGCTGG gcctgGAGCGTCTCTTCCATCTGACTCTGAGGAAAAAGTTTGAGCTGCTGGTCGACATGGAGGACTTCAGTGGAAACAAAGCGTTTGCTCGTTACTCCTCGTTCTCCATCGACCCAGAGTCCCACGGATACAGACTGCATGTGTCTGGATtcactgatggaggagcag gAGACTCCCTGAGTTATCACAACGGACAGAAGTTCTCCACCTTCGACAAAGACCAGGACTCTAGCAGCGGTAACTGTGCCAGAAGGCACCTGGGGGCGTTCTGGTATGGAAACTGTTTCGATTCAAACCCTAACGCAGTTTATCGCTGGGGGGCTGATGCCACTATCACTTATGTTGGAGTGGAGTGGAGACACTGGAAGGGTCATAACTACTCCCTGAAGACCATCAGCATGAAGATTCGTCCTGTGCAGTAA
- the LOC128381815 gene encoding microfibril-associated glycoprotein 4-like, translating to MKSILLSPPTNPETHSTPATQYAHYLLTLNSDDEVFLLLLAPALTCCLRLYLPLDCSDIRNNDKSRPSGVYTINPIGATSAVQVYCDMDSAGGGWTVFQRRMDGSVNFYRPWDHYKKGFGSAAGEYWLGLESLFHLTRRKKVELRVDMEDFSGNKVFARYSLFSIESETYGYRLHVSGFNNGGAGDSLSYHNGQKFSTFDKDQDSYSSVNCARLTLGAFWYKGCYHTNPNGVYRWGAYATIKHVGVDWYHWKGFNYSLKTISMKIRPVQ from the exons ATGAAGTCTATTCTTTTGTCTCCACCCACAAACCCAGAGACACACAGCACACCTGCCACACAATACGCCCACTACCTGCTCACACTG AACTCTGACGATGAAG tcttcctcctcctcctggctccAGCGTTGACCTGCTGCTTACGTCTGTATCTCCCGCTGGACTGCAGTGACATCCGTAACAATGATAAAAGCCGACCCAGTGGAGTGTACACCATCAATCCCATCGGAGCCACGTCTGCTGTACAG gtgtactgTGACATGGACTCAGCAGGTGGAGGCTGGACG gtgttccagaggaggatGGACGGCTCGGTGAACTTCTACAGGCCCTGGGATCACTACAAGAAGGGCTTTGGTAGCGCTGCTGGAGAGTACTGGCTGG gcctgGAGAGTCTCTTCCATCTGACTCGGAGGAAAAAGGTCGAGCTTCGTGTCGACATGGAGGACTTCAGTGGGAACAAAGTGTTTGCTCGTTACTCCTTGTTCTCCATCGAATCAGAGACGTACGGATACAGACTGCATGTGTCTGGATTCAATAATGGAGGAGCAG gAGACTCACTGAGTTATCACAACGGACAGAAGTTCTCCACCTTCGACAAAGACCAGGACTCCTACAGCAGCGTGAACTGTGCCAGACTCACACTAGGGGCGTTCTGGTACAAGGGCTGTTACCATACAAACCCTAATGGGGTTTATCGCTGGGGGGCTTATGCCACTATCAAGCATGTAGGAGTGGACTGGTACCACTGGAAGGGTTTTAACTACTCCCTGAAGACCATCAGCATGAAGATTCGTCCTGTGCAGTAA